In one window of Nesterenkonia sandarakina DNA:
- a CDS encoding MmgE/PrpD family protein gives MISHHVRVYRSDENLSRADQLAWKIAQVAVDPVEVDPEVTEMVINRIIDNASVAVASLNRAPIIAARAQALDHSVSANGSGASIFGIETKSSPEWAAWANGVAVRELDYHDTFLAAEYSHPGDNIPAVLAVAQHTGASGAELIRGIATGYEIQVDLVKAISLHKHKIDHVAHLGPSAAAGIGTLLNLDAETIFQALGQALHTTTATRQSRKGEISTWKAHAPAFAAKMAVEAVDRAMRGQTSPVPIYEGEDGVIAWLLDGPEASYQVPLPERGESKRAILDTYTKEHSAEYQAQAWIDLARRLHHAHPEATDPAQVESVLIRTSHHTHYVIGSGANDPQKYDPTASRETLDHSIPYIFTVALQDGAWHHVDSYTPERAQREDTVALWHKVTTEEDPEWTRRYHSTDIAEKAFGGSVEIRLRNGEVITDEIAVADAHPLGARPFAREQYIAKFRTLAEPVIAEAEIARFLGAVESLETLAAGELDQLNILAATGVIHPSAGPKGLF, from the coding sequence ATGATCTCCCACCACGTCCGGGTCTACCGCAGCGACGAGAACCTTTCCCGGGCCGACCAGCTCGCCTGGAAGATCGCCCAGGTCGCCGTCGACCCGGTGGAGGTCGACCCCGAGGTCACCGAGATGGTGATCAACCGGATCATCGACAACGCCTCCGTGGCGGTGGCCTCGCTGAACCGCGCCCCGATCATCGCCGCCCGCGCCCAGGCGTTGGACCACTCGGTCTCTGCCAACGGCTCCGGAGCCTCCATCTTCGGCATCGAGACCAAGTCCAGCCCCGAGTGGGCGGCATGGGCCAACGGCGTCGCAGTCCGTGAACTGGACTACCACGACACCTTCCTGGCCGCCGAGTACTCCCACCCCGGAGACAACATCCCCGCCGTCCTCGCCGTGGCCCAGCACACCGGCGCCTCCGGTGCGGAGCTGATCCGCGGGATCGCCACCGGCTACGAGATCCAGGTGGACCTGGTGAAGGCGATCTCGCTGCACAAGCACAAGATCGACCATGTCGCCCACCTCGGGCCCTCCGCCGCCGCCGGCATCGGCACCCTGCTGAACCTCGACGCCGAGACGATCTTCCAGGCCTTGGGCCAGGCGCTGCACACCACCACCGCCACCCGCCAGTCCCGCAAGGGCGAGATCTCCACCTGGAAGGCCCACGCCCCGGCCTTCGCCGCGAAGATGGCGGTCGAGGCGGTGGACCGGGCGATGCGCGGTCAGACCTCTCCGGTGCCGATCTACGAGGGCGAGGACGGGGTCATCGCCTGGCTGCTCGACGGGCCGGAGGCCTCCTACCAGGTCCCGCTGCCCGAGCGCGGGGAGTCCAAGCGCGCGATCCTGGACACCTACACCAAGGAGCACTCCGCGGAGTACCAGGCGCAGGCCTGGATCGACCTCGCCCGCCGGCTGCACCACGCCCACCCCGAGGCCACCGATCCGGCCCAGGTGGAGTCGGTGCTGATCCGCACCAGCCACCACACGCACTATGTGATCGGATCCGGAGCGAACGACCCGCAGAAATACGATCCCACCGCGTCGCGGGAGACGCTGGATCACTCCATCCCGTATATCTTCACCGTCGCGCTGCAGGACGGCGCCTGGCACCACGTGGACTCCTACACCCCGGAGCGCGCCCAGCGCGAGGACACCGTGGCCCTGTGGCACAAGGTCACCACCGAGGAGGACCCGGAGTGGACCCGGCGGTATCACTCCACCGATATCGCGGAGAAGGCCTTTGGCGGATCCGTGGAGATCCGGCTGCGCAACGGTGAGGTGATCACCGATGAGATCGCCGTCGCCGATGCCCACCCGCTGGGCGCGCGGCCCTTCGCGCGGGAACAGTACATCGCCAAGTTCCGCACCCTGGCAGAACCAGTGATCGCCGAGGCCGAGATCGCACGATTCCTGGGCGCCGTGGAGAGCCTCGAGACGCTCGCCGCGGGTGAGCTGGATCAGCTCAACATCCTCGCGGCCACCGGGGTCATCCACCCCTCCGCCGGACCGAAGGGACTGTTCTAG